The following proteins are encoded in a genomic region of Cyclonatronum proteinivorum:
- the sucD gene encoding succinate--CoA ligase subunit alpha — MSVLVGKNTRLVVQGFTGKEGTFHAEQMIAYGTNVIGGVTPGKGGEKHLERPVFNTVADAVSHEGANTSVIFVPPAFAGDAIIEAALAGVKVIICITEGIPVKDMIAAKAVVDRCGATLVGPNCPGVITPGEAKIGIMPGMIFSPGSIGVISRSGTLTYEAVDQLTKVGLGQSTAIGIGGDPVIGTKHKDAVKLFNEDPDTEAIILIGEIGGTDEEDAAAYIKEHVSKPVVAFIAGRTAPPGRRMGHAGAIVSGGKGTAQEKMAALSAAGITVCESPAVIGETMQSLLK; from the coding sequence ATGAGCGTATTAGTCGGAAAAAACACAAGATTAGTTGTACAGGGGTTTACCGGTAAAGAAGGTACCTTCCACGCAGAGCAAATGATTGCGTACGGTACCAACGTAATCGGCGGGGTAACGCCCGGTAAGGGTGGTGAAAAACATCTCGAACGTCCCGTATTCAACACGGTTGCCGATGCTGTTTCCCATGAAGGCGCCAACACCTCTGTTATTTTTGTTCCGCCTGCCTTTGCGGGCGACGCTATTATTGAAGCTGCCCTTGCGGGTGTAAAAGTTATTATTTGTATTACTGAAGGTATTCCTGTCAAAGATATGATTGCCGCTAAAGCGGTTGTCGACCGCTGCGGTGCGACCCTTGTTGGCCCGAACTGCCCCGGCGTCATCACGCCCGGTGAAGCCAAAATCGGAATTATGCCCGGCATGATTTTCTCCCCCGGCTCCATTGGCGTCATCTCCCGATCAGGAACGCTGACCTACGAAGCGGTCGATCAGCTCACCAAAGTTGGTCTCGGACAGTCAACCGCAATCGGCATTGGCGGAGACCCTGTTATCGGAACCAAGCACAAAGACGCCGTGAAACTCTTCAACGAAGACCCCGATACTGAAGCCATTATCCTGATTGGTGAAATTGGCGGAACCGACGAAGAAGACGCTGCCGCCTACATAAAGGAGCACGTCAGCAAACCTGTGGTAGCCTTCATCGCAGGCCGTACGGCACCTCCGGGCCGCCGCATGGGACACGCCGGCGCCATCGTTTCCGGCGGAAAAGGAACCGCACAGGAAAAAATGGCTGCCCTCTCCGCTGCCGGTATCACCGTATGTGAAAGCCCGGCCGTAATTGGCGAAACCATGCAATCATTGCTCAAATAA
- a CDS encoding SulP family inorganic anion transporter produces the protein MIPAQSILQRFLPVTDWLPKYDRSQLKGDLSAGLTVGVMLIPQGMAYALIAGLPPQYGLYASVVPLLIYAMLGSSRHLGVGPVALVALLVAAAVSPVAQSPEEFLALSIILALMVGLLQLVFGLLRLGFVVNLLSHPVLSGFISAAAIIIGLSQVHHLLGISSVSGSLHDILWGLGTQLGGIKPITLAVGIAGIALMILGKKYVKALPAPVMVLLAGIFVVWITGLHQTGLSVVGTIPAGLPPFAVPALSAEAVSTLFPMALAIALVAYMEAIAVAKAIQQRDKSYKINPDQELIALGASNVAGSFFLSFPVTGSFSRTAVNFDTGGKTPLASVISALVVLVTLLFLTPVFFYLPHAVLAAVIIVSVYGLIEFGQFRTLWKLGHYDRYLFLAAFLGTLFIGIKEGILLGVMLSVAMLLYRSARPNHVVLGRLPGTQIYRDIRNYETEQNPTALIFRFDAPLHFANAEFYSDKVSELIQHKPETRFIILDFNGINDIDSTGLEALHDLLKDIRRDNRVPMITEAKFAVRSMIKKAWPEADVPQFFMRIEDAVEAAGCIDEPEADFEKRGIYTDLRF, from the coding sequence ATGATACCCGCCCAATCCATCCTGCAACGCTTTCTGCCTGTCACAGACTGGCTGCCGAAATACGACCGCAGTCAGCTCAAAGGTGATCTCAGCGCCGGCCTGACCGTTGGCGTTATGCTGATTCCACAGGGTATGGCCTATGCGCTCATCGCAGGCCTTCCGCCGCAGTACGGATTGTATGCAAGCGTAGTACCCCTGCTCATTTATGCCATGCTGGGCAGTTCGCGTCACCTGGGCGTGGGTCCGGTTGCGCTCGTTGCGCTGCTGGTCGCCGCAGCCGTGAGTCCGGTTGCCCAAAGTCCGGAAGAATTCCTGGCCCTTAGTATCATTCTGGCGCTGATGGTTGGTCTGCTGCAGCTTGTTTTCGGACTGCTTCGCCTGGGTTTTGTAGTCAACCTGCTTTCCCATCCCGTACTGTCGGGCTTCATATCTGCGGCAGCCATCATCATCGGGCTGAGTCAGGTACATCACCTGCTGGGTATATCCTCAGTGAGTGGAAGTCTGCACGATATTTTGTGGGGGCTGGGCACGCAGCTTGGTGGTATCAAACCCATCACACTCGCAGTAGGGATTGCGGGCATAGCCCTTATGATTCTGGGCAAGAAATATGTGAAAGCCCTGCCGGCGCCGGTCATGGTGCTGCTCGCGGGCATATTCGTTGTATGGATTACCGGCCTGCACCAAACCGGGCTCTCCGTAGTCGGAACCATTCCTGCCGGACTTCCACCTTTCGCCGTCCCTGCCCTTTCAGCCGAAGCTGTGAGCACGCTCTTTCCCATGGCACTCGCTATTGCACTTGTGGCCTACATGGAAGCCATTGCGGTAGCCAAAGCCATTCAGCAACGGGATAAGTCGTACAAAATAAATCCCGATCAGGAGCTGATAGCCCTTGGCGCGTCAAACGTGGCGGGTTCCTTTTTCCTCTCCTTTCCGGTAACCGGGAGCTTCTCCCGCACAGCGGTAAACTTCGATACCGGGGGCAAAACGCCTCTCGCGTCTGTTATCAGTGCGCTGGTAGTGCTTGTGACCCTGCTGTTTCTCACGCCGGTCTTCTTCTACCTGCCTCATGCCGTGCTGGCCGCGGTGATTATCGTTTCGGTTTACGGACTGATTGAGTTTGGTCAGTTTCGTACCCTCTGGAAGCTGGGGCACTACGACCGCTACCTCTTTCTTGCAGCCTTTTTGGGCACGCTGTTTATCGGCATTAAGGAAGGCATTCTGCTTGGCGTTATGCTCTCCGTAGCCATGCTGCTGTACCGATCGGCCCGCCCCAACCATGTTGTATTGGGCCGCCTGCCTGGCACACAGATTTACCGCGACATCCGGAACTACGAAACCGAGCAAAATCCTACCGCGCTGATTTTCCGTTTCGACGCACCGCTTCACTTTGCCAATGCGGAGTTTTATTCCGACAAGGTCAGCGAACTGATTCAGCATAAACCTGAAACCCGTTTCATCATCCTTGATTTCAACGGCATCAACGATATTGACTCAACCGGACTGGAAGCACTGCACGATCTGCTCAAAGACATCCGACGGGACAATCGCGTCCCCATGATCACCGAAGCGAAGTTTGCCGTGCGCAGCATGATTAAGAAAGCATGGCCGGAAGCGGATGTGCCGCAGTTTTTCATGCGCATTGAAGACGCCGTTGAAGCGGCCGGCTGTATAGATGAGCCCGAAGCGGATTTCGAAAAACGGGGTATTTACACCGACCTGAGATTTTAA
- a CDS encoding transposase → MSFVHAPMPVKPGRNADQLQKDAYKEAKKKSRISCVGAKLVGSLRQRLNELGSASRHLLVSFDGGYTNREVIQNLPAHTTFIGRVRKDAKIYDPPADQPDTGRRRLYGEPKLTPDQIRTSDQVSWQKVKAFAAGKEHEFKLKVVENVKWKPAGGHQLLKLIIISPLGYRLAKGANLLYRKPAFLITNDLKLPLQTLLQAYVWRWEIEVNFREQKTLMGCGQAQVRNQHSAEGVPKFVTAVYSLLLLAAEHCSRQNDPPVQMLQRAKWYPEKENSRWTTGDICNRFRAEYYSKAIGVSFDGFMNKRYRKQNHLKLLNPALSAMISIRT, encoded by the coding sequence GTGAGTTTTGTCCATGCGCCCATGCCGGTTAAACCCGGCCGTAATGCGGATCAGCTGCAAAAGGACGCTTACAAAGAAGCTAAAAAGAAAAGCAGGATAAGCTGTGTTGGCGCAAAGCTGGTGGGTTCATTGCGCCAGCGCCTCAACGAGTTGGGATCAGCCTCACGTCACCTGCTTGTAAGTTTTGATGGGGGGTATACCAATCGCGAAGTAATCCAAAACTTGCCGGCGCATACAACCTTCATCGGCAGGGTCCGCAAAGACGCTAAAATCTATGATCCACCTGCTGACCAGCCTGACACAGGGCGGCGGCGCTTGTACGGGGAGCCTAAGTTAACTCCGGACCAGATTCGTACCAGTGATCAGGTAAGCTGGCAGAAGGTCAAAGCTTTCGCGGCAGGCAAGGAGCACGAGTTTAAATTAAAGGTAGTAGAAAACGTTAAGTGGAAGCCTGCGGGCGGGCACCAGCTACTCAAGCTTATTATTATCAGTCCTCTTGGGTACCGCTTGGCTAAAGGGGCGAACCTGTTGTACCGTAAACCCGCCTTTCTGATAACCAATGACCTGAAGTTACCGCTGCAAACCCTGCTTCAGGCTTATGTTTGGCGCTGGGAGATTGAAGTCAACTTTCGAGAGCAGAAAACCCTGATGGGCTGCGGGCAGGCACAGGTGCGCAACCAGCACTCCGCCGAAGGTGTACCTAAGTTTGTTACAGCGGTGTACAGTCTGTTACTGCTTGCCGCTGAACACTGCAGCAGGCAGAATGATCCACCGGTCCAAATGCTGCAACGTGCCAAGTGGTACCCCGAGAAAGAAAACAGCAGGTGGACGACAGGAGACATTTGTAACCGCTTCAGGGCGGAATACTACAGCAAAGCCATAGGGGTGAGTTTTGACGGCTTCATGAACAAAAGGTACCGAAAGCAGAACCACCTAAAACTGCTAAACCCGGCTTTATCGGCCATGATTAGCATCAGAACTTAG
- a CDS encoding SLC13 family permease translates to MDIQIIIVLAIMAMTIFLLVSELVRIDITAIITMLALYWTGVLTSSETLSGFSSNAVIAMIGVMILGEGLAKTGMMTRFSKWLLSRVGNSKERVLGTLSLSVGTISGVIQNIGAAALFLPSAIDIARRLRISASELIMPLGFMAIIGGSLTMVGSGHLILTNDLLKAAELEEYGLFAVTGVGVALMVAAIIFFTLFGKYFLPQGTGGKLEATEQEKVMEAFNLQKEILAFRIPQGSSLAGKSVEASGVWSDHSVNILAAQAGKNTTYAPWRESKLEAGMTLALYGDSDKIAAFAQNWQLETASAEISFPGLDDPDEFGFVEVIVPPRSELVGQSLRSFGMRKRFGVEPVLLFSDGKRVEEDFSDREIKGGDTFIIFGSWRNIKEIEISDPFVVATVVEAEVKNSAKTLHAAGSFALAIVLAMSGFSIAISFFTGALVMILLKVMSIQEAYRAVEWKVVFLLVGLIPLGIAMQNSGTAQFLAESVMGLIGDSSTLVLLFTVAILATGFSLVMSNVGAVVVLAPLVVGIGLIAGVDPRPLVLLAAINAGNSFILPTHQVNALMMSAGGYKTSDYFRAGGGMTIVFLLVSVLFFYYFFF, encoded by the coding sequence ATGGATATCCAAATTATCATTGTGCTTGCGATCATGGCCATGACCATTTTTCTGCTTGTGTCAGAACTGGTCAGAATCGACATCACAGCCATCATTACCATGCTGGCCCTGTACTGGACCGGGGTTCTCACGAGTAGCGAAACGCTCTCGGGCTTTTCAAGTAATGCCGTAATCGCCATGATTGGCGTCATGATTCTCGGGGAAGGTCTTGCCAAAACCGGCATGATGACCCGCTTCTCCAAATGGCTGCTTTCCAGGGTTGGCAACAGCAAAGAGCGGGTGCTGGGTACGCTATCGCTTTCTGTGGGAACAATTTCCGGGGTGATTCAGAACATCGGGGCTGCCGCCCTGTTCCTGCCCAGCGCAATCGATATTGCCCGTCGACTGCGCATTTCGGCCTCTGAGCTTATCATGCCGCTCGGGTTCATGGCCATCATCGGGGGTTCGCTTACGATGGTGGGTTCTGGTCACCTCATCCTTACCAACGACCTCCTCAAAGCCGCTGAACTTGAAGAGTACGGCTTATTCGCGGTTACCGGTGTAGGGGTTGCCCTCATGGTTGCTGCCATCATCTTCTTCACTTTGTTTGGCAAATATTTTTTACCTCAGGGTACCGGCGGCAAGCTGGAAGCAACGGAACAGGAAAAGGTGATGGAAGCCTTCAACCTTCAAAAAGAAATTCTCGCCTTTCGGATTCCACAGGGCAGTTCGCTTGCCGGTAAATCGGTGGAAGCTTCCGGCGTTTGGTCCGATCACAGTGTCAATATTCTGGCGGCACAGGCCGGTAAGAATACGACCTATGCTCCCTGGCGGGAATCCAAACTGGAAGCTGGTATGACCCTCGCCCTGTACGGAGACAGCGATAAAATCGCGGCCTTTGCCCAAAACTGGCAGCTGGAAACCGCAAGCGCCGAAATCAGCTTCCCGGGCCTCGATGATCCGGATGAGTTTGGTTTTGTGGAAGTCATCGTGCCCCCTCGTTCTGAACTCGTTGGTCAGTCCCTGCGCAGCTTTGGCATGCGCAAGCGGTTCGGCGTGGAACCCGTTCTGCTGTTCAGTGACGGTAAGCGCGTTGAAGAAGACTTCTCCGACCGCGAAATCAAGGGCGGAGACACCTTCATCATTTTTGGATCCTGGCGCAACATCAAAGAAATTGAAATCAGTGACCCTTTCGTAGTCGCTACCGTTGTGGAAGCGGAAGTCAAAAACAGCGCCAAAACCCTGCATGCGGCCGGCAGCTTCGCACTTGCCATTGTGCTTGCGATGAGCGGTTTCTCCATTGCCATTTCCTTCTTCACCGGAGCCCTTGTGATGATTTTGCTGAAAGTGATGAGCATTCAGGAAGCCTATCGGGCGGTAGAATGGAAGGTCGTGTTCCTGCTCGTCGGACTGATTCCGCTGGGAATTGCCATGCAGAACAGTGGCACGGCACAGTTCCTGGCTGAAAGCGTGATGGGCCTGATTGGCGACAGTAGTACGCTTGTACTCCTGTTCACCGTCGCTATTCTTGCTACCGGCTTTTCACTGGTGATGTCCAACGTAGGCGCCGTTGTCGTACTGGCGCCACTTGTGGTAGGTATCGGACTCATAGCCGGTGTGGATCCCCGTCCGCTCGTTCTGCTTGCCGCCATAAATGCGGGCAACTCCTTCATCCTTCCCACCCATCAGGTTAACGCCCTGATGATGAGCGCGGGTGGGTACAAAACAAGTGATTACTTCCGCGCCGGTGGCGGTATGACCATCGTGTTCCTGCTCGTCTCGGTACTCTTTTTCTACTATTTCTTCTTCTAA
- a CDS encoding ferredoxin reductase domain-containing protein, translating to MPTLTRITIPQVDLNICNKNNAVEVPILASRIATSGASPNIIRHITFDLTGTPLEGRFRAGQSIGVLPPGTDEKGKPNAMRLYSISSPSTGEDGAGRHHSTTVKRVIAEHWNTQQLFTGLCSNYLSSLRPGDTVKVAGPSGKRFLLPENLHDFNYVFFATGTGIAPFRGMIMDLMQAGFKGNIALIFGSPYRTDLLYERYFLELAAENAGFHYLPTISREDPRPDGSRPYVQCQLIDRADLLDPMLRQDNTLIYICGLKGMETGIIKGLIHQNHTDYLRIKNPAALTQLPDEDLKKSVKPGDRMFLEVY from the coding sequence ATGCCAACCCTTACGCGCATCACCATACCGCAAGTTGATCTCAATATCTGCAACAAAAACAACGCGGTAGAAGTCCCCATTCTGGCGTCGCGTATTGCGACAAGCGGCGCGAGTCCGAACATCATCCGGCACATAACCTTCGATCTTACCGGCACGCCCCTCGAAGGCAGATTCCGCGCGGGTCAGAGCATCGGCGTGCTGCCGCCGGGCACGGACGAAAAAGGCAAGCCCAACGCCATGCGGCTGTACTCCATCAGCTCGCCAAGCACAGGGGAAGACGGCGCGGGCCGGCACCATTCCACGACTGTAAAGCGCGTCATCGCCGAGCACTGGAACACGCAACAGCTTTTCACAGGTCTGTGCTCGAACTACCTCAGTAGCCTGCGTCCGGGCGACACCGTCAAAGTCGCAGGCCCCAGCGGCAAACGCTTCCTCCTGCCCGAAAACCTGCACGACTTCAACTACGTCTTCTTCGCCACCGGAACCGGCATCGCGCCCTTCCGCGGCATGATCATGGACCTCATGCAGGCGGGCTTCAAAGGCAACATCGCTCTCATCTTCGGAAGCCCCTACCGCACCGATTTGCTCTACGAGCGCTACTTCCTCGAACTCGCCGCCGAAAACGCCGGCTTCCACTACCTCCCGACCATCTCCCGCGAAGACCCGCGCCCCGACGGCTCGCGCCCCTACGTACAGTGCCAGCTCATCGACCGGGCCGACCTCCTCGACCCCATGCTCCGTCAGGACAACACCCTGATCTACATCTGCGGCCTCAAAGGCATGGAAACCGGCATCATCAAAGGCCTCATCCACCAAAACCACACCGACTACCTCCGCATCAAAAACCCCGCCGCCCTCACCCAACTCCCCGACGAAGACCTCAAAAAATCCGTCAAACCCGGTGACCGCATGTTCCTCGAAGTCTACTGA
- a CDS encoding FtsX-like permease family protein gives MSFEWFVARRYFESSRKGASFLSFIKIMAVSGVAVGAAGLLIALAVVHGFKNTIQEKILGFGNHITVSTFSGNPIVQADTLLQFISEQPGVDAAQLAITGQGMVQAGPFVEGSLIKGVDEAGDLSDLRSYITEGTFDLRIQESGRPGLILGQRLARSIEAKPGSTITLYTLRSGGGGELPDIMQFTLTGIYNTGIDIFDDTFVMIGFDHAARLLSIPPGMAHQIDVRVSELGLIRQVHAQLQDQMRFPIYSENIFQTYSSLFAWIDLQEQTIPFVISVMIIVAAFNLIGAVLMMVLERTRDIGILKTIGASDRSIKFIFLLEGLLVGAAGLIIGIGISLIFYWLQTSWGIIPLSEENYFMTTAPVDPKLLDFFLVGSITMLLCALASWIPARTAAKTDPLRVIQFGR, from the coding sequence ATGTCATTTGAGTGGTTTGTCGCCCGCCGGTACTTTGAAAGCAGCCGCAAAGGCGCCTCGTTTTTGTCCTTCATCAAAATTATGGCCGTTTCCGGTGTTGCGGTAGGTGCTGCCGGACTGCTGATCGCACTGGCCGTTGTACATGGTTTCAAAAACACCATTCAGGAAAAAATTCTCGGTTTTGGCAACCATATCACCGTAAGCACCTTCAGCGGCAACCCGATTGTACAGGCAGATACCTTGCTGCAGTTTATCAGCGAACAGCCGGGCGTCGACGCAGCACAGCTCGCCATTACGGGGCAGGGCATGGTACAGGCGGGACCTTTTGTGGAAGGCAGCCTGATCAAAGGCGTAGATGAAGCCGGTGACCTTTCCGACCTGCGAAGCTACATTACCGAAGGCACCTTTGACCTTCGAATACAGGAAAGCGGTCGCCCGGGCCTCATTCTCGGACAGCGCCTGGCCCGAAGCATTGAAGCGAAACCGGGCAGCACCATCACCCTTTATACCCTGCGCAGCGGCGGCGGAGGCGAGCTGCCCGATATCATGCAGTTCACCCTCACCGGCATATACAACACCGGCATCGACATTTTTGATGACACCTTTGTGATGATCGGGTTCGATCACGCCGCACGCCTGCTCAGCATTCCGCCCGGCATGGCGCATCAAATCGACGTACGCGTAAGCGAGCTGGGCCTCATACGGCAGGTACACGCACAGCTTCAGGATCAAATGCGCTTCCCGATCTACAGTGAAAACATCTTCCAAACCTACAGCAGCCTTTTCGCATGGATTGATCTTCAGGAGCAAACCATCCCCTTCGTCATCAGCGTCATGATCATCGTAGCTGCCTTCAACCTCATCGGCGCCGTCCTGATGATGGTTCTCGAACGCACCCGCGATATCGGCATCCTGAAAACCATAGGTGCAAGTGATCGCAGCATCAAATTCATTTTCCTCTTGGAAGGCCTGCTCGTGGGGGCGGCAGGCCTCATCATCGGCATCGGCATCTCGCTGATTTTCTACTGGCTGCAGACAAGCTGGGGCATCATCCCCCTCTCTGAAGAAAACTACTTCATGACCACCGCGCCCGTAGATCCCAAACTGCTGGATTTCTTCCTGGTCGGCAGCATCACCATGCTGCTCTGCGCCCTCGCCTCCTGGATTCCCGCCCGAACCGCTGCCAAAACCGACCCCCTGCGCGTCATACAGTTTGGCCGGTAA
- a CDS encoding rhodanese-like domain-containing protein, which translates to MFNIFSSSNGIDISSKEFKEKLEKDRGVVIDVRTRGEFEDGHLAITDQQLDLTNGEFQQAVPNLDPDKTYYLYCRSGNRSGQAARMMKQAGFENVFNVGGFDTLVAHGFEAND; encoded by the coding sequence ATGTTTAATATTTTTTCCAGTTCCAACGGAATTGACATTTCATCCAAAGAATTCAAAGAAAAGCTCGAAAAGGACAGGGGCGTCGTCATTGATGTTCGTACCCGCGGCGAGTTCGAAGACGGACACCTCGCCATTACCGATCAGCAGCTCGACCTGACCAATGGTGAGTTCCAGCAAGCCGTCCCCAATCTTGACCCTGACAAGACCTACTACCTGTACTGCCGCTCCGGCAACCGCAGCGGACAGGCAGCCCGTATGATGAAACAGGCCGGGTTTGAAAACGTGTTCAACGTTGGCGGGTTCGATACCCTCGTAGCCCACGGTTTTGAAGCCAACGACTAA
- a CDS encoding hydroxypyruvate isomerase family protein, which produces MNRRELLKLISAGALGSLAQSGFYSAVSAAALPQWKGNIRHSVCRWTFGRMPLPELCAWLQHQQIPAIDLVGPQDWPVLKEYGIHCSMCNGAEISLEQGWNNPVYHETLISRYLEAIDLVAEAGYTNLICFSGNRNGMDDETGLENCVSGLRQILPHAQERGVVIQMELFNSKIDHPDYMCDNTPWGLALCERLGSPNFKLLYDIYHMQISEGDIIRTIRDHHAWFGHYHTAGVPGRNEIGDTQELFYPAIMRAITETGFEGYVAQEFIPTAATDAERLEALKQAFRICDV; this is translated from the coding sequence ATGAACCGACGTGAACTTCTCAAACTGATTTCTGCGGGCGCTTTAGGAAGTCTTGCACAGTCAGGCTTCTACAGCGCAGTATCAGCGGCAGCTTTGCCACAGTGGAAGGGCAACATCCGGCACTCGGTCTGTCGCTGGACTTTCGGACGCATGCCACTGCCTGAACTCTGTGCCTGGCTTCAGCACCAACAGATTCCGGCTATCGATTTGGTAGGTCCGCAGGACTGGCCCGTTCTGAAGGAGTACGGCATTCACTGTTCAATGTGCAACGGTGCTGAAATTTCGCTTGAACAGGGCTGGAACAATCCGGTCTATCACGAAACCCTGATCAGCCGTTACCTTGAAGCCATCGATCTCGTTGCCGAAGCAGGCTACACCAACCTGATTTGTTTCAGCGGTAACCGCAACGGCATGGACGATGAGACCGGGCTCGAAAACTGCGTAAGCGGACTCCGGCAGATTCTGCCGCATGCACAAGAGCGGGGCGTTGTGATACAGATGGAGCTGTTTAACAGCAAAATAGATCACCCCGACTATATGTGCGACAACACGCCCTGGGGTTTAGCGCTCTGCGAGCGACTGGGGTCACCCAACTTTAAGCTTCTGTACGACATCTACCACATGCAGATCAGCGAGGGTGATATCATCCGGACCATTCGGGATCACCATGCGTGGTTTGGACATTACCATACGGCGGGCGTACCGGGCCGCAACGAAATCGGCGACACGCAGGAGTTGTTTTACCCCGCCATTATGCGTGCCATCACGGAAACCGGCTTCGAAGGCTATGTCGCACAGGAATTCATCCCAACCGCTGCAACCGACGCCGAACGACTCGAAGCCCTGAAACAGGCTTTCCGCATTTGCGACGTGTAG
- a CDS encoding TetR/AcrR family transcriptional regulator, which yields MLWYDQRECAMGVAKPELSKQEKILNAAEKLFAESGYNGTTTRAIAKKAKVNIAMLSYYFGGKEQLLHAVIERFSENLGSVFDQIERETADPVDRMIRWMEAYVEYIFENPNHARIVYRHVSVSQNPDDITKLVNEFNKIRNIVLKVIEDGIEAGLFHRVDPQLAITILIAPVNAMIVESNVVHLRLGISPVRGRLYPVEFKQKVKEEMKQLCRRFLIIDQDCRDGAATKNLQT from the coding sequence ATGTTATGGTATGATCAGCGGGAGTGTGCTATGGGGGTAGCAAAGCCGGAGCTGTCGAAACAGGAGAAAATCCTGAATGCAGCTGAGAAGCTTTTTGCCGAATCGGGCTATAACGGCACCACAACCCGAGCCATCGCTAAAAAGGCGAAGGTAAATATCGCCATGCTGTCCTATTATTTCGGCGGAAAGGAACAGCTTCTGCATGCGGTCATTGAGCGGTTTTCTGAAAATCTGGGTAGCGTGTTTGATCAGATTGAGCGGGAGACGGCTGATCCGGTTGATCGTATGATCAGGTGGATGGAGGCCTATGTGGAATATATTTTCGAAAATCCGAATCATGCGCGCATTGTGTACCGGCATGTTTCGGTATCCCAAAATCCGGATGACATCACCAAACTGGTGAATGAGTTCAATAAAATCCGGAACATTGTTCTTAAGGTTATTGAAGACGGCATTGAAGCGGGGCTTTTCCACCGCGTTGATCCGCAGCTTGCAATTACCATCCTGATTGCGCCGGTGAATGCGATGATTGTTGAAAGCAATGTGGTACATCTCCGGCTTGGCATATCGCCGGTCCGCGGGCGACTGTATCCCGTCGAGTTCAAACAAAAGGTGAAGGAGGAAATGAAACAGCTGTGCAGGCGCTTTCTCATTATTGATCAGGACTGCAGAGACGGGGCAGCAACAAAGAATCTTCAAACGTAA